In one window of Pseudodesulfovibrio sp. S3 DNA:
- the lptC gene encoding LPS export ABC transporter periplasmic protein LptC produces the protein MKGRPALTLVLIFVFGLMLGIGIKAIFFSDPIVDPESTSKELTKSRQRLFDEADVSAEDIELVQGKQGSMTWKLLAKTAKYNQEKGLIGVDYPQLTAYFGDDRQEVYVRADRGEVDQANDNLTLSDGVSGRFGDLALDAQQLDYVGAIDKVYLKGGVTVRRPDMTITATALEIDLITRQLVAAGGVEALLAPEGLERSPL, from the coding sequence ATGAAAGGGCGCCCGGCTCTGACACTGGTTTTGATTTTTGTCTTTGGACTCATGCTCGGCATAGGGATCAAAGCGATTTTCTTTTCCGATCCCATCGTCGACCCTGAATCAACCTCAAAGGAATTGACGAAATCGCGTCAAAGGCTGTTTGATGAAGCTGACGTGTCTGCCGAGGATATTGAACTCGTGCAGGGGAAACAGGGCAGCATGACATGGAAACTGCTTGCCAAAACAGCCAAGTACAATCAGGAGAAAGGGCTTATCGGCGTTGACTACCCGCAGTTGACGGCCTATTTCGGCGATGATCGTCAGGAGGTCTATGTCCGTGCGGACCGGGGAGAAGTCGATCAGGCCAACGACAACCTTACCCTGTCGGACGGGGTGAGCGGTCGATTCGGTGATTTGGCCCTGGACGCGCAACAGCTTGATTATGTCGGTGCAATTGATAAGGTGTATCTCAAGGGAGGGGTGACCGTTCGTCGTCCCGACATGACCATCACGGCAACGGCTTTGGAGATCGACCTGATCACACGACAGCTTGTGGCTGCGGGCGGAGTGGAGGCCTTGCTGGCCCCTGAAGGGTTGGAGCGGAGTCCTCTATAA
- a CDS encoding LptA/OstA family protein, whose amino-acid sequence MAQDWGEIREATQNLNVRSQPNKDGEHVLTLAKGQRVKADFLKDGWVAVFNLNETQQDLTKAVGYANARFLKIVPDAVANTPEPEANVESAAVPEAKVVVADSGEGEVKAPVAATPPADPIKVGIDPSRIPVKITSDRMTYDESGKVVAFVGNVVAVHGELTLWADNISAYLSSKENKKFSADSVDRVIAQGNVRAKKGTTEGSCGKLTYFVVTQTLKMEQSPLLVDGPNSLTGEVINFHIKDNRSEVIGGSEKRVKAIFMTPDNLKVK is encoded by the coding sequence TTGGCGCAGGATTGGGGCGAGATTCGAGAGGCCACCCAGAATCTCAACGTGCGTTCGCAGCCCAACAAGGATGGCGAACACGTTCTGACCTTGGCCAAGGGGCAGCGCGTCAAAGCGGATTTTCTCAAAGACGGCTGGGTTGCCGTGTTCAATCTCAATGAAACCCAACAAGATCTGACCAAGGCTGTCGGCTATGCCAATGCCCGGTTCCTGAAAATTGTTCCTGATGCCGTGGCGAATACGCCCGAACCGGAAGCAAATGTTGAATCCGCAGCGGTTCCTGAAGCGAAAGTCGTTGTCGCCGACAGCGGTGAAGGCGAGGTCAAGGCCCCTGTTGCAGCGACGCCGCCCGCCGATCCCATCAAGGTCGGGATCGACCCCAGCCGCATACCGGTGAAGATAACTTCTGACCGTATGACCTATGACGAGTCCGGAAAAGTCGTTGCCTTTGTGGGGAATGTGGTGGCGGTGCATGGAGAGTTGACCCTGTGGGCAGACAACATTTCTGCCTACCTGTCCTCCAAGGAGAATAAGAAATTTTCCGCTGACAGTGTGGATCGCGTTATCGCCCAGGGCAATGTCCGGGCCAAAAAAGGCACCACCGAAGGGTCTTGCGGAAAGCTGACGTATTTCGTGGTTACGCAGACCCTCAAGATGGAGCAAAGCCCTCTCTTGGTGGACGGGCCCAACAGCCTGACCGGAGAAGTGATCAATTTTCACATCAAGGACAACCGATCTGAGGTCATCGGCGGCAGCGAGAAACGCGTCAAGGCGATATTCATGACCCCTGACAACCTGAAGGTGAAGTAA
- the lptB gene encoding LPS export ABC transporter ATP-binding protein, producing MADGLRAANLSKRYGHKEVVRGINLELNPKEVVGLLGPNGAGKTTTFYMLVGIVEPNTGHVSLGGQTLTDKPLHERARLGVSYLPQESSIFKKLTVRQNLEIILEQTSMTSREQQARADELMEMFTISRLADQAAMFLSGGERRRLEIARALILSPQFILLDEPFAGIDPIAVIDIQEIISVLKSMGIGILISDHNVRETLNICDRAYLVYEGTVILEGSPEEIVQSSRARQIYLGEDFSL from the coding sequence ATGGCCGACGGACTCCGGGCGGCAAATCTTTCCAAGCGTTACGGCCACAAAGAGGTCGTGCGTGGCATCAATCTTGAGCTCAACCCCAAGGAAGTTGTCGGGCTTCTCGGCCCCAATGGTGCAGGCAAGACGACTACTTTCTATATGCTTGTGGGTATCGTCGAACCCAACACCGGGCATGTCTCGCTGGGGGGCCAAACCCTGACGGACAAGCCGCTGCATGAGCGTGCTCGATTGGGCGTGAGCTACCTCCCGCAGGAGAGTTCCATATTCAAGAAACTGACTGTTCGGCAGAATCTGGAAATCATTCTCGAACAGACCTCGATGACGTCGAGAGAGCAGCAAGCGCGAGCCGATGAGCTGATGGAGATGTTCACCATTTCCAGGTTGGCGGACCAGGCGGCCATGTTCTTGTCCGGCGGCGAACGGCGCAGGCTGGAGATCGCCCGGGCGTTGATCCTGTCCCCTCAGTTCATTTTGCTGGACGAACCATTTGCCGGCATCGATCCTATCGCGGTCATTGATATTCAAGAAATCATTTCCGTGCTCAAGAGCATGGGGATCGGTATCCTGATTTCAGATCATAATGTCAGGGAAACATTGAACATTTGCGACAGAGCCTATCTGGTTTACGAAGGGACTGTCATTTTGGAAGGATCTCCTGAGGAGATCGTTCAATCAAGTCGTGCCCGACAGATATATCTGGGCGAAGATTTCAGCCTGTAA
- the rpoN gene encoding RNA polymerase factor sigma-54: MGLELRQQLKLSQQLVMTPQLQQAIKLLQLSRLELLETVQQELLENPFLDEAENEALVPETPEVLTESQVQEELVRTADWENYLGEFSSTSKQAASRDAEMLEEGMSFEARLASKPSLEGHISWQMRLSTFTEHEIAIGDVILGNIDSNGYLQATMEELTSMVQATEEEVESVILRVQHLDPVGVAARTPQECLLVQMEVLGYDDPILVSLVRDHLEDLEKNRYKPLTRKFKISMDELKAYLDLLQTLDPMPGANFSSTEPHYVSPDVFVYKYGEDFVIILNEDGMPRLQMNTFYMDSMKGAADKEKEYFQEKMRSAAWLMKSLYQRQRTLYKVVESIVRFQRGFFEEGVTKLKPLILKEVAEDIEMHESTVSRITTSKYVSTPHGIFELKFFFNSALDLNDGSQVGSESVKALIKQMISGEDTKKPLSDERIGEILQEKLDVNIARRTVAKYRSAMGIASSSKRKQYF, from the coding sequence ATGGGATTGGAACTCAGACAACAACTCAAGCTTTCTCAGCAACTGGTCATGACGCCCCAGTTGCAGCAGGCCATTAAGCTGCTGCAACTTTCCCGTCTTGAACTGCTTGAGACTGTGCAGCAAGAGCTTTTGGAGAATCCTTTTCTTGATGAAGCCGAGAACGAAGCCCTGGTTCCTGAAACTCCCGAAGTGCTGACCGAGTCTCAAGTTCAGGAAGAACTGGTTCGCACAGCGGACTGGGAAAATTATCTCGGCGAGTTTTCCAGCACCTCCAAGCAGGCCGCGTCCCGTGATGCCGAAATGCTTGAGGAGGGGATGTCCTTTGAAGCTCGGCTTGCCTCCAAGCCGTCACTTGAAGGACACATCAGCTGGCAGATGAGGCTTTCCACTTTTACGGAGCATGAAATCGCCATTGGTGATGTCATTCTCGGCAACATTGATTCCAACGGATACCTTCAGGCCACCATGGAAGAATTGACTTCCATGGTTCAGGCCACTGAAGAAGAAGTTGAATCCGTTATTCTTCGTGTCCAGCATCTTGATCCTGTTGGAGTGGCGGCCAGAACTCCCCAGGAATGTCTGCTCGTGCAGATGGAGGTTCTTGGATACGACGATCCGATTCTCGTGTCCTTGGTTCGCGACCATCTGGAGGATCTGGAGAAGAATCGATATAAGCCTTTGACTCGCAAATTCAAGATATCCATGGATGAACTCAAGGCGTATCTTGATTTGCTTCAGACCTTGGATCCCATGCCCGGAGCCAATTTTTCCAGCACGGAACCGCACTATGTCAGCCCGGATGTCTTTGTGTACAAGTATGGCGAGGATTTCGTCATCATTCTCAATGAAGACGGAATGCCCCGGCTGCAGATGAACACCTTCTACATGGATTCCATGAAGGGTGCGGCTGACAAGGAAAAAGAGTACTTTCAGGAAAAGATGCGCTCTGCCGCCTGGCTTATGAAAAGCCTGTACCAGCGGCAGCGAACATTGTATAAAGTAGTAGAGAGCATTGTCCGCTTTCAACGAGGTTTTTTCGAAGAGGGTGTGACTAAGCTCAAGCCCTTGATTCTCAAGGAGGTAGCCGAGGATATCGAGATGCACGAATCCACAGTGAGCCGTATAACCACAAGTAAATACGTTTCAACTCCGCACGGCATTTTCGAGTTGAAATTCTTTTTCAATTCTGCTCTGGATTTGAACGATGGTTCGCAGGTGGGTTCGGAAAGCGTCAAGGCCCTCATCAAGCAAATGATCTCAGGTGAAGACACGAAGAAACCGCTCAGCGATGAACGGATTGGCGAAATTCTTCAAGAAAAGCTTGATGTCAATATCGCCAGGCGCACGGTTGCCAAATACCGTTCGGCAATGGGGATTGCTTCGTCTTCAAAACGCAAGCAGTATTTCTGA
- the raiA gene encoding ribosome-associated translation inhibitor RaiA — translation MNISFTFKNFEPSDHLKGYAEKRFEKVSKYVSDAEADLQVNLLVDKFRHKADVILNSDRIHISAYEDSEDMYSTIDMVLDKLEAQLRRMREKMKNRPRQAQPNKMVQMNYLSYEDMASNAPPTIVGTDSYEPKPMSVDEAAMQLDARENDFLVFRNAETEGVNVIYKRKNGDYGLIDPGN, via the coding sequence ATGAACATCAGCTTCACTTTCAAGAACTTTGAGCCGTCCGATCATCTCAAGGGCTACGCTGAAAAGCGGTTTGAAAAGGTGTCCAAATACGTTTCCGATGCTGAAGCCGATCTTCAGGTGAATCTGTTGGTCGACAAGTTTCGCCACAAGGCGGATGTGATCCTCAATTCGGATCGCATACATATATCCGCCTACGAAGATTCCGAAGATATGTACTCTACCATAGACATGGTTCTGGACAAGCTTGAAGCCCAATTGCGCAGGATGCGGGAAAAGATGAAGAATCGGCCCCGGCAGGCTCAACCGAATAAAATGGTGCAGATGAACTACCTGTCCTATGAAGACATGGCTTCCAACGCCCCCCCAACAATTGTCGGGACGGATTCGTATGAGCCTAAGCCCATGTCCGTGGATGAAGCGGCAATGCAACTTGATGCCCGTGAAAACGACTTCCTTGTTTTTCGCAATGCGGAGACGGAAGGCGTCAATGTGATTTATAAAAGAAAGAACGGCGATTACGGCCTGATCGACCCTGGAAACTAA
- a CDS encoding PTS sugar transporter subunit IIA: protein MKLGEYLAKELILPDLVSVTKSDVLKELIVPLGDKYPEMDTDQAVRVLLEREKLGTTGIGDGIAIPHGKLDDLDKVVVVVGRSQKGVEFEALDHNPCTFIFLVLAPEQVAGMHLRVLAQISRLLKDEEFRKAFQAADNLEALWGLLKGV from the coding sequence ATGAAGCTCGGTGAATATTTGGCGAAGGAGCTTATCCTTCCAGACCTTGTGTCCGTGACCAAATCGGACGTACTGAAGGAACTCATCGTCCCGCTGGGCGATAAATATCCAGAGATGGACACGGACCAGGCGGTCCGTGTCCTTCTTGAACGTGAAAAACTCGGTACTACGGGTATTGGTGACGGAATTGCCATTCCCCATGGCAAGTTGGATGACCTTGATAAAGTTGTCGTGGTCGTTGGGAGAAGTCAAAAAGGTGTTGAATTTGAGGCTCTTGACCATAATCCATGTACATTTATCTTTTTAGTACTGGCACCGGAGCAGGTGGCTGGTATGCACTTGAGAGTACTTGCACAGATATCCCGTCTTCTCAAGGACGAGGAGTTCCGCAAGGCATTTCAGGCTGCTGACAACCTTGAAGCCCTGTGGGGGCTTCTCAAGGGCGTTTAA
- the rapZ gene encoding RNase adapter RapZ, translated as MTPTNPFPVVIITGLSGSGKSTALKVFEDLGFFCIDGLPSEMSPKIADLILKFDSKYRGLALGMDLRQFEFVDGWEQALHDFANLGIAPQVLFLEAKMGELVRRYATTRRPHPLESRNLGLEQALEQEKELLAPVRSGAALVLDTTDYSIHDLRRVIQTKWSSIEEAGRGMRVHIITFGFKYGVPSEADLVFDLRFLPNPYFVKELRPLSGKDKVIAEYVLRSDVGSEFEKRFLEFMTYLLPLYADEGRYRITIALGCTGGRHRSVSVAESVLATLKKKGYTASIEHRHMELG; from the coding sequence TTGACCCCGACAAATCCATTCCCTGTTGTCATTATTACGGGACTTTCCGGTTCCGGAAAAAGTACTGCCCTCAAGGTATTCGAAGACCTTGGTTTTTTCTGTATTGACGGGTTGCCATCAGAGATGTCACCCAAGATTGCTGATCTGATTCTCAAATTCGATAGCAAATACAGAGGGCTGGCCTTGGGCATGGATTTACGGCAATTTGAGTTTGTCGATGGATGGGAGCAGGCCTTACATGATTTTGCCAATCTGGGAATTGCACCTCAGGTGTTGTTCCTGGAGGCCAAAATGGGTGAACTCGTCAGGCGTTACGCCACCACGCGCCGCCCCCATCCTCTGGAGAGCCGGAATCTTGGCCTGGAACAGGCCTTGGAACAGGAGAAGGAACTCCTGGCTCCAGTGCGTTCTGGAGCGGCTCTGGTCCTTGACACTACGGATTATTCCATCCACGACCTTCGCCGCGTCATACAGACCAAGTGGTCGTCCATCGAAGAAGCTGGACGCGGTATGCGGGTGCATATCATCACCTTTGGTTTCAAGTATGGAGTTCCTTCCGAGGCCGATCTGGTTTTTGATTTACGATTCCTGCCCAATCCATATTTTGTAAAGGAACTCAGGCCATTGTCCGGCAAAGACAAGGTCATTGCCGAGTATGTCCTGCGCAGTGATGTCGGCAGCGAATTCGAAAAGCGTTTCCTTGAATTCATGACCTATCTTTTGCCGCTCTATGCGGACGAAGGGCGGTACAGGATCACCATCGCCCTTGGTTGCACAGGAGGACGCCACCGGTCGGTTTCAGTGGCCGAGTCGGTGCTGGCAACCCTCAAGAAAAAAGGGTATACAGCGTCAATTGAACATAGACACATGGAACTTGGATAA
- a CDS encoding PTS sugar transporter subunit IIA, giving the protein MTAKSDTTMVGVVLVTHGAFGEALLGAAEMVMGKQENCLAVGIDVDKSVDETMEAVRNAIQSVENGKGVVALTDLFGGSPTTMSLSLMKSENMEVITGVNLPMLVSTLQSRSMKLHALAEKAKEAGQQGIKVAGAMLRKKAAK; this is encoded by the coding sequence ATGACTGCAAAGTCTGATACTACTATGGTTGGCGTGGTTCTGGTGACACACGGTGCCTTTGGCGAAGCATTGCTGGGGGCGGCTGAAATGGTCATGGGCAAACAGGAAAACTGTCTGGCCGTGGGGATCGACGTTGACAAAAGCGTCGATGAAACCATGGAGGCAGTCAGAAATGCCATTCAGTCCGTGGAGAACGGCAAGGGCGTAGTTGCACTGACAGACCTTTTTGGAGGGTCTCCTACCACCATGAGCCTTTCCCTGATGAAATCCGAAAACATGGAGGTCATCACCGGGGTCAACCTGCCCATGCTCGTATCCACGCTGCAATCACGATCCATGAAACTTCACGCGTTGGCCGAAAAGGCCAAGGAAGCTGGCCAGCAGGGTATCAAGGTCGCGGGTGCCATGCTGCGCAAAAAAGCAGCAAAGTAA
- a CDS encoding PTS sugar transporter subunit IIB, translating to MILVRIDNRLIHGQIIEAWLPYTGARTLIVANDELAHDVLQQEIMSLAIPQTVNSSFVIVENVAQALSSLNADDGTEALVLFSSCVDARRAFDSGFGFAVLNIGNVHYKPGKRQVSPSVALSDEDESCLRHLSRKGVELDFRCVPNDPIQVRF from the coding sequence GTGATTCTTGTCCGAATTGACAACCGCTTGATTCACGGTCAGATAATTGAAGCATGGCTGCCGTATACCGGTGCCAGGACGCTCATCGTCGCCAATGACGAACTCGCGCATGATGTGTTGCAGCAGGAGATAATGTCCCTGGCGATCCCGCAGACCGTCAACAGTTCCTTCGTTATAGTGGAAAATGTTGCCCAGGCATTATCATCTCTGAATGCCGATGACGGGACGGAAGCTCTGGTCCTGTTTTCCAGTTGCGTGGATGCCCGTAGGGCATTTGATTCCGGCTTCGGTTTCGCTGTGCTGAATATCGGAAATGTGCATTACAAACCGGGGAAAAGACAGGTCTCTCCGAGTGTCGCTTTATCGGATGAAGACGAGAGTTGTCTGAGGCATCTGAGTCGGAAGGGTGTTGAGCTCGACTTCAGATGCGTTCCAAACGACCCAATTCAGGTGAGGTTCTGA
- a CDS encoding PTS sugar transporter subunit IIC produces MVCPGRFFFALFSLFRFSISIGLLERPLVVGFFWGIFTGEYSTSLSIAIFFELFWLDMIPAGTFIPPQLTAATFAALSLTTFFGLENPAKIMGIVFASMPLAWLGTKLEGWLRDRERAGYNTLLNWARNPESSHVPSRLILQSLGRTLIMGWVTFFISILLLKQFFQFIFSMYPELFTSINVTWVHLWMAATLGGVMALRLKRAYVILATGISLFILFAIWPRF; encoded by the coding sequence TTGGTTTGCCCTGGTCGCTTTTTTTTTGCCCTGTTCTCCTTATTTCGTTTCTCCATAAGCATCGGCTTGCTGGAACGTCCCCTCGTGGTAGGATTCTTTTGGGGCATCTTTACCGGCGAGTACTCGACAAGTCTTTCCATAGCCATATTCTTTGAGCTTTTTTGGCTCGACATGATTCCTGCCGGTACATTCATTCCGCCGCAGTTGACGGCGGCCACATTTGCGGCACTTTCGTTGACCACTTTTTTCGGTTTGGAGAATCCGGCAAAAATCATGGGGATTGTTTTTGCCAGTATGCCCTTGGCGTGGCTTGGAACCAAACTGGAAGGCTGGCTTCGCGATCGTGAGCGGGCCGGGTACAACACCTTGTTAAATTGGGCACGAAATCCTGAATCCTCTCATGTGCCCAGCCGACTCATTCTGCAATCCCTGGGAAGAACCCTGATCATGGGATGGGTGACTTTCTTCATTTCCATTTTACTTTTGAAACAATTCTTCCAATTCATATTTTCAATGTATCCTGAGCTGTTTACGTCCATAAATGTGACCTGGGTGCACCTGTGGATGGCTGCCACGTTGGGCGGGGTGATGGCCCTGCGCTTAAAACGTGCCTATGTCATCCTGGCAACAGGCATAAGTCTTTTCATTCTTTTCGCTATTTGGCCACGCTTTTAG
- a CDS encoding manganese-dependent inorganic pyrophosphatase, with protein MAILVVGHKNPDTDTVACAIGAADLYTKRGMAAKAVTQSEIAPESAFVLKKFGFAAPEIVADATDQQIILVDHTDISQTIDNLDKGELLAVVDHHKLGDITTSGPLEMWVWPVGCSCTVLKSMYDFYDIEIPANIAGIMLCAILSDTVMFKSVTCTDADKAAVEALAKIAGVADTMALGMEMFKVKSAVDGATPTELVFRDYKDFDMSGNKVGIGQLEVVDLSMLDAHKAALQAEIEKVKADGRHSVFLLLTDIMKEGSEMLIASDDTSVVEKAFGVATDGSPVWLDGVMSRKKQVAPNFIKAFEA; from the coding sequence ATGGCTATTCTGGTTGTTGGACACAAAAACCCCGATACCGACACTGTCGCCTGCGCGATTGGTGCCGCCGATTTGTACACCAAGCGTGGAATGGCAGCTAAGGCTGTTACCCAGAGTGAAATTGCCCCTGAGAGCGCTTTCGTTCTCAAAAAGTTCGGCTTTGCCGCTCCCGAGATCGTCGCCGATGCCACCGATCAGCAGATCATTCTGGTCGACCACACTGACATTTCCCAGACCATCGACAATCTGGACAAGGGCGAGCTCCTGGCCGTCGTCGACCACCACAAGTTGGGCGACATCACCACCTCCGGCCCGCTGGAGATGTGGGTCTGGCCCGTGGGTTGCAGCTGTACCGTGCTGAAGTCCATGTATGATTTCTACGACATTGAAATCCCTGCCAATATCGCCGGCATCATGCTGTGCGCCATTCTGAGCGATACCGTCATGTTCAAGTCCGTCACCTGCACCGACGCCGACAAGGCTGCTGTCGAAGCTCTGGCCAAGATCGCCGGTGTTGCTGACACCATGGCCCTGGGCATGGAAATGTTCAAGGTCAAGTCTGCTGTTGACGGCGCCACTCCCACCGAGCTGGTCTTCCGTGACTACAAGGACTTCGACATGTCCGGCAACAAGGTCGGCATCGGCCAGTTGGAAGTCGTTGACCTGTCCATGCTGGACGCCCACAAGGCTGCCCTGCAGGCTGAGATTGAAAAGGTCAAGGCTGACGGTCGTCACTCCGTCTTCCTGCTCCTGACCGACATCATGAAAGAGGGTTCCGAAATGCTCATCGCCTCCGACGATACTTCTGTCGTCGAGAAGGCCTTCGGTGTTGCCACTGATGGCTCCCCGGTTTGGCTGGATGGCGTCATGAGCCGCAAGAAGCAGGTTGCTCCCAACTTCATCAAGGCCTTCGAAGCCTAG
- the dapA gene encoding 4-hydroxy-tetrahydrodipicolinate synthase translates to MEFRGAFTALSTPFKDGEIDESTYRDFIEWQIEQGINGLVPCGTTGEAATMSHQEQGRVIKICVEQAKGRVPVIAGAGSNSTKEAIELTKMAKAAGADAALQITPYYNKPTPGGLVEHFKAIAAAASMPLVIYNVPGRTGLNCLPSTLKMIKDAVPEAVAVKEATGNLCQCAEVVEVCGKDFSLLSGDDFTVLPLLAVGGVGVISVVSNIMPKTMSDMCKAFFDKDLEKALDLSLKMAPVNRAMFMETNPIPVKTSLSMMGIFKDAQFRLPIVPLQDENKPKLKAVLKTAGVL, encoded by the coding sequence ATGGAATTCAGAGGAGCATTCACAGCCCTCTCGACCCCGTTCAAGGATGGCGAAATCGACGAATCGACCTATCGCGATTTCATTGAATGGCAGATCGAGCAGGGAATCAACGGGCTGGTGCCGTGCGGCACTACAGGCGAAGCTGCGACAATGTCCCACCAGGAACAGGGGCGTGTCATCAAAATTTGTGTGGAACAGGCCAAAGGTCGCGTTCCCGTCATTGCCGGGGCAGGCTCCAACTCCACCAAGGAAGCCATAGAGCTGACCAAGATGGCCAAAGCCGCCGGCGCTGACGCTGCCCTGCAGATTACGCCGTACTACAACAAACCCACCCCCGGCGGCCTGGTGGAGCATTTCAAGGCCATTGCTGCCGCGGCATCCATGCCCTTGGTCATCTACAATGTCCCCGGACGCACCGGGCTCAACTGTCTGCCGTCTACCCTCAAGATGATCAAGGACGCCGTGCCTGAAGCCGTGGCCGTCAAGGAGGCGACGGGCAATCTGTGTCAGTGCGCTGAAGTCGTAGAGGTTTGCGGCAAGGATTTCAGTCTGTTGTCCGGCGACGACTTCACGGTTTTGCCGCTGCTGGCCGTGGGTGGTGTCGGTGTCATTTCCGTTGTCTCAAACATCATGCCCAAGACCATGAGTGACATGTGCAAGGCGTTCTTTGACAAGGATCTTGAGAAGGCATTGGACCTGAGCCTGAAGATGGCTCCTGTGAACCGGGCCATGTTCATGGAGACCAACCCCATTCCGGTCAAGACTTCCTTGTCCATGATGGGTATTTTCAAGGACGCCCAATTCCGTTTGCCCATCGTTCCCCTTCAGGACGAGAATAAACCGAAATTGAAAGCCGTGCTGAAAACTGCCGGAGTCCTATAG
- a CDS encoding HU family DNA-binding protein: MMNKSELIKALSEQKKMHVDEATKVVGAFVDSVKEALLRGDRVEIRGFGSFKIKDYEGYTGRNPKTGTVVQVKSKKLPFFRPGKELKEFINQ; the protein is encoded by the coding sequence ATCATGAATAAGAGCGAATTGATCAAGGCTCTGTCAGAACAGAAGAAAATGCATGTTGACGAAGCAACCAAAGTGGTTGGTGCTTTTGTCGATTCCGTCAAGGAAGCCCTTTTGCGCGGTGACCGAGTCGAAATCAGAGGTTTTGGCAGCTTCAAGATCAAGGACTACGAGGGTTACACTGGACGCAATCCGAAGACGGGTACCGTTGTTCAGGTAAAATCCAAGAAACTTCCCTTCTTCCGTCCTGGTAAAGAGCTGAAAGAGTTTATCAACCAATAG
- a CDS encoding MinD/ParA family protein: MNHNNTLSLSIMSGKGGVGKTNIVLNLGYALHFAKMTALLMDCDLGLANLDVLLGISPDRNLNDLLQTGVNAEDILVSIEDGFDMLPATSGVPELVEMDEDLQDILFKKLVTLAGEYDFLMLDLGAGISHTVLSFAALSQLRIVVVTPEPTSLTDSYAMIKILVTQHDVKDFLVLVNQATSAKEANQTFDRLSAACRNFLNIELRNLGFIHQDSTLVESVRRQTPLMKYAPEATASKDIIGVARKIMRYRNDNLERIGDRPILKNFPSE; encoded by the coding sequence ATGAATCATAATAATACACTCAGTCTCTCCATAATGAGCGGCAAGGGCGGCGTTGGCAAAACCAATATCGTTCTCAACCTTGGATATGCCCTGCATTTCGCCAAGATGACGGCCTTACTCATGGATTGCGACCTCGGACTGGCCAACCTTGATGTCTTGCTCGGCATCTCCCCGGACCGAAACCTGAACGATCTGTTGCAGACCGGAGTTAACGCCGAAGACATCCTGGTTTCCATTGAAGACGGTTTCGACATGCTTCCCGCCACGAGCGGCGTTCCTGAACTGGTGGAAATGGACGAAGACCTCCAGGATATCCTTTTCAAGAAGCTCGTGACCCTGGCCGGTGAGTATGATTTTCTCATGCTCGATCTGGGAGCAGGCATCAGCCATACTGTGCTGTCCTTTGCCGCCCTGTCCCAACTGCGGATCGTGGTCGTTACACCGGAGCCAACCTCTCTGACGGACAGTTATGCCATGATCAAGATCCTGGTCACACAACACGACGTCAAGGACTTCCTGGTGCTGGTAAACCAGGCAACCAGCGCAAAAGAAGCCAACCAGACGTTTGACAGACTGTCGGCTGCATGTCGGAATTTCTTGAATATCGAACTGCGCAACCTCGGTTTCATTCACCAGGATTCCACCCTGGTCGAATCTGTCCGCCGCCAGACGCCGCTCATGAAATATGCCCCGGAAGCCACAGCCAGCAAGGATATCATCGGGGTCGCCCGAAAGATCATGCGCTACCGGAATGACAACCTCGAACGCATTGGAGACCGTCCGATCCTAAAGAATTTTCCTTCAGAATGA